Proteins encoded together in one Procambarus clarkii isolate CNS0578487 chromosome 71, FALCON_Pclarkii_2.0, whole genome shotgun sequence window:
- the LOC123745540 gene encoding uncharacterized protein codes for MVVKHCDVTNDVGQEGQERPAPRQCRADSQQTWFLRRCPASYIICSYTGHQVGVDFWNVIHGTNFIRITLVKTWYLGLARQWPRVFLRNNLVNGGLVSHTRHGTSSGVT; via the exons ATGGTCGTTAAGCACTGTGACGTCACCAATGACGTTGGGCAAGAAGGTCAGGAGCGGCCGGCGCCGCGTCAGTGTCGGGCTGACAGCCAGCAGACGTGGTTCCTTAGGCGGTGTCCCGCTTCTTACATCATTTGCAGCTATACCGGTCATCAG gtgggtgtggatttCTGGAATGTAATTCACGGAACCAATTTTATCCGAATTACCTTGGTTAAGACCTGGTATTTG GGTCTGGCTCGACAATGGCCACGAGTCTTCTTGAGAAATAACTTAGTGAACGGAGGACTAGTCAGTCACACAAGGCACGGAACTAGTTCTGGCGTGACGTAG